Part of the Pseudarthrobacter sp. NBSH8 genome is shown below.
CATGGCGCTGGACACGGTGGAGGCCGCGCTCCTGGTCAACCATGTGGGCCAGGAATTCGAGGCGATCGTGATTTCCGGCTCCAAGCCACAAAAGGACAACGGAAACGGGAAAAACGGCAACGGCGCCAGGAACGGCGCTGCGAAAAACGGGAACGGCCCCTCGGGGGTCATCCAGATCGCCGAACCCGCCGTGACGGCCCGCTGCGCCGGCGACCTGGAATCGGGCACAAAGGTGCGTGTCCGCCTGATCTCCTCCGATATTGCCGCGCGCGAGGTCCACTTCGAGCTGCTGGCCTGAACCATCAGTGCCCGGCCTGATCGGCCCAAAGCCGGGATTCAGGGTCCGTGCCGCTAGACTGAAGAAGTAGATATGGATGCCCGGTCGTTGATTTCCTTGATTTGAATTCAACAAGCCCGCCCCTACGCGATCTTGAGATGCACCCGTTGGTCACCAGTGCCAGCATTTTGATAGCCCGCGATCGGCTTCCACTGGATTTGCTTGCGCGCTTCGAGCGTGCTCCGGAACGGCCACGTTGGCCGGCCCGTTGAGCAGGCAGCGCCAATGCCCAAATGAATTAAGGAAACTCCACTGTGAGTGAATTGCATACCCACCAGATCCTGACTGACGACTCCGGCATCGAGACGATCGAACCCGAAGAAACCATCATCTCGGACGAGAAACCGCACGAGATTGAGGAAAAATCCTTCGCTGACTTCAACGTCCGCGCCGACATCGTGGAATCCCTTGCCGACGCCGGGATCACCCACCCCTTCCCCATCCAGGCCATGACCCTGCCCGTGGCGCTTTCGGGCCACGACATCATCGGGCAGGCCAAGACCGGCACCGGCAAGACCCTCGGCTTCGGCATCCCCGCCCTGCAGCGCGTTGTGGGTCCGGACGACGCCGGCTATGACAAGCTCGCAGTTCCCGGCGCACCGCAGGCCCTGGTCATCGTGCCCACCCGCGAACTGGCCGTCCAGGTGGCCAACGATCTCCAGAACGCCTCCCGCAAGCGCAACGCCCGCATCACCACCATCTACGGCGGCCGTGCCTACGAGCCCCAGGTGGAGGCCCTGCAGAATGGCGTCGAAGTGGTCGTCGGTACCCCCGGCCGCCTCATTGACCTTTACAAGCAGAAGCACCTCGTCCTGAAAAACGTCAAGATGGTCATCCTTGACGAGGCCGACGAAATGCTGGACCTCGGCTTCCTCCCGGACGTGGAAACGCTGATCGCCGGTACCCCTGCGGTTCGGCAGACGCTGCTGTTCTCCGCCACCATGCCCGGCCCGGTCATCGCCATGGCCCGCCGGTACATGACGCAGCCCACGCACATCCGGGCCGCTGATCCGGACGACGAGGGCCTGACCAAGCGCGACATCCGCCAGCTCATCTACCGTGCCCACAGCATGGACAAGATCGAAGTTGTGGCCCGCATCCTGCAGGCCCGCGGCCGCGGCCGCACCATCATCTTCACCAAGACCAAGCGCACCGCCGCGAAGGTTGCCGAGGAGCTGGTGGACCGCGGCTTCGCCGCCGCGGCCATCCACGGCGACCTGGGCCAGGGCGCCCGCGAGCAGGCCCTCCGCGCCTTCCGCAACAACAAGGTGGACGTCCTGGTGGCCACCGACGTCGCCGCCCGCGGCATCGACGTCGACGACGTTACGCACGTCATCAACTACCAGTGCGTCGAAGACGAAAAGATCTACCTGCACCGTGTGGGCCGCACCGGCCGCGCCGGAAACAAGGGCACTGCCGTGACCTTCGTTGACTGGGACGACATGCCGCGCTGGGGCCTGATCAACAAGGCCTTGGGACTCAGCGTCCCGGAGCCGGTGGAAACGTACTCCTCCTCGCCGCACCTCTACGAAGAGCTGGACATTCCGCAAGGCACCAAGGGACGCCTGCCCCGCAACAAGCGCGTGCTGGCCGGCGTCGACGCCGAGGTCCTCGAGGACCTGGGAGAGACCGGCAAGAAGAACACCCGCCCCAGCGGTGGCCGCGACAGCAGCCGCGACAGCAGCCGCGACGCCGGCCGCTCCGGTGGGCGCGACAGCAGCCGCCGCACCGGCGAGCCCGGCGGACGCTCCGGTGACCGCCGTCGTCGTACCTCTGATGCGGCGACCGCCGGCACCAGCCCCGCCCCGGAACCGGCCACTGCGGCTCCATCCGACGCCGAAGTGGACCCTCGTGCCCGCCGCAGCCGGACCCGCACCCGGCGCCGCAACGGCGAAGTAGTGGCCGGCGCCGACAACGGCCAGCAGCAGCGCAGCACCGAGGCATAACAGCGTCGATGACTGACACCGTCTGGGCGCCGGACGGCAGCAACCTGGTGGTTCACGCGGACAACGCGGAGTTCCTCCCCTCGCTGCCGGACGGCGCCTTCACCTTGATATACGTTGACCCGCCGTTCAACACCGGCAGGGTCCAGAAGCGCCAGGAAACGCGGATGGTGCTGAACACCGACGGGGATGGCGACCGCGTGGGCTTCAAGGGGCGTTCCTACGACACCATCAAGGGCGCCCTGCACCGGTACGATGACGCCTTCAGTGACTACTGGTCGTTCCTGGAACCCCGGCTCGTGGAAGCCTGGCGGCTGCTGGCAGACGACGGCACGCTCTACCTCCACCTGGACTACCGGGAAGTCCACTACGCGAAGGTAATGCTGGACGCCATCTTCGGCCGCGAGTGCTTCCTCAACGAGATCATTTGGGCCTACGATTACGGTGCCCGCGCCAAGTACCGCTGGCCCACCAAGCACGACAACATCCTCGTGTACGTCAAGAACCCGACGAAATACCACTTCGACAACGCAGAGGTGGACCGCGAGCCCTACATGGCCCCTGGCCTGGTGACCCCGGCGAAGCGGGAGCTCGGGAAGCTGCCCACCGACGTCTGGTGGCACACCATCGTCTCCCCCACGGGCAAGGAAAAGACCGGCTATCCCACGCAGAAGCCCGAGGGCCTCATCCGCCGTGTGGTGTCGGCGTCAAGCCGGCCCGGGGACTGGTGCCTGGACTTCTTCGCCGGTTCCGGGACCCTTGGCGCCGTGGCGGCCAAACTTGACCGGAGGTTCGTGTGTGTGGACCAGAACCAGCCGGCCATCGATGTGATGGCCAAGCGGCTGGGTGCCAAGGCGACCTTTACGTCGTTCCCGCCACGTTAGCGAGCAGTAGGCGTGGTTCTGGGCCTCCTGAACCTCTGCTATCTGCTTCTCCGCCGATGGTCTTTTAGCAACCCCCCATCAGCTGGATGCCGTGGCCAGCCTGCCGATTGTCCAGGACGACACCCTTGGAGTCACAGTGCGCGTTGACCAGCAGGGCATAACCGCTGCCATTCTGAAAGTTTCCCTTCTGGCCGATTGGCGCGGTTGGATCGAGCTCTTTGAGCGATCCCGGCGGTACGAAGACCCAAGCGTTTTCCGCCACGATGAAGGCCCAATTGCCCTTGATATACAACTCGAAGCCCGGGTACGGCTCGTGGAAGGTGGCGCCGGTGAGATTGGCCGGGCGGCTGACGTTACTACAGTCCAGCGCATTGGCGGCCACAGGGACGAACAACAGTGCTACGGTCATACCGGCCGCGGCCAGGGACTTTTTGAACATGGATTTCCTCCGTCACTCGTTGGGCACTGCTTACGACGAGACACGCAATGGGCCTTCGCCGCACCCCAGTAAGCGCTAGCCCGGGGTTTTCATCAGTCTTGGGCTGACGGGTGTGTTTAAGAGACGAAAAGGTGCTCTGACAAGGGAAAATAGGGGTGTCTACGCCGTTATTTCCGTGTCTTGAAGGAGCACCTTTTCGATGCCCCAGTCTACCAAGGTCTTCCCATCCGTCCCGGTCACTTTCACCGGCCAGTCGCTGGTCTCCCATGCCGGTGCCAGGGTCCTGACTTCATTCATTGACGCCCTCGGGTTCCGGGATCTGTGCGAGGACCGGCTGGGCCAGTTCGTCCCCGCGATGGCCTCGCACCGGCCAGGGAGGCTGCTCGGGTCGCTGGCGGTGATGCTCGCCGCCGGCGGCGAGTACGCCTCCGACCTGGACATCCTGCGCTCCCAGCCCGGAGTGTTCGGGAAAGTGCCCTCGAACGCGACAGTCTCGCGGTTCTTCGAACGCACCGTGAAGAACCCGGACGTTTTCGATTACGGTTTTTCGACCCTGTCCAAGGAACTGCGGACCCGGGCATGGGAAGCCGCGGGTGACCGCAGCCCGGCGGTGACGGCGACGGCCGCGGACCCGCTGGTCATCGACCTCGACGCCACACTGGTGGCCTCGCACTCCGAGAAGGAACGAGCCACCGGCAACTACAAGGGCGGGTTTGGATTCGCCCCGTTCACCGCCAGCATCGATTACGGTTCCGGCCGAGGCACCGGGGAGGAACTCGCGGTGCTGTTGCGCCACGGCGGGGCAACAGCGAACAACGCCGAGGACCACATCCGCATCTTCGAGGCCGCCATCGCGGTCCTGCCCGACGCACTCTACGGTGAAGACGACGAACTGGACGGGGAGAAAATCCTGGTCCGCACCGACAGCGCCGGCGCGTCCCGGAAGTTCCTCTGGTACCTGCATTCGCGCGGCGTGCAGTTCTCCGTCTCGTACCCGGTTCCGGTCGGCAAGGCCCACATGATCGACTGGATCAACGACAAGAAATACTGGCAGCCGGCCCTGGACCAGGACGGCAACGAACGCGACGACGCCTGGGTCATCAACGCCACCCAGGTGATCCCGCTCGAGGACTACCCGCCCGGGACGAAGATCTTCCTGCGCGCCGAACCGCTGCACCCCGGTGCGACACCGACCCTGCTCGACATCGACGGTCACCGTGTAACAGCGTTCCTGACGAATGCCCCACGCTGGCACGGACCGTTCCTGGACGCCCGGCACCGGGCCCGCGGCCGCTGCGAGAACCGCATCAAGACGCTGAAGAACACCGGCCTGAGCAAGCTCCCCTTCTTCGATTTCGCCGCGAACCAGGCCTGGGCGAACCTCGCGGTCCTGGCCGCGAACCTGGTCTCCTGGCTCCAGCTCACCGCCCTGCCCGACGGCCACAAGGCACAGGGCTGGGACATCAAACGCTGGCGCTACCGGCTCTTCGCCACCGCCGGCAAGATCATCACCCGCGCCCGCCGGACCCACCTGCTGCTGCCCGACGCCGCACCGGAGAAACCCCTCATCGCCGCACTGCTCGAAGCGATCAGCCGGATCGCTGCAGCCGCTAACCGCCCCGCACACCTGCTGCGGACCTGACACCGCAGCCCCCGTCAACCAACGAGCCGGAAAGAGCACGCCAACGGGATCAGTGGAAGCCCGCGCCCCGCCCCGCGACCCCGGGGCCCTTCAGCCACGCCCTAAATCCGATCCAGCCCGCCGGGACGACAAAAACCCGGACCCGGCGCCCCGACCGCCGTCCGATGAAAAATCCGGGCTAGAGTACTCAGCGTTGACTATTAGTCAATGAGCGCTCGTTAGCTAGAGATCCGCGCGCACAACGGCGGTTCCCGTGCCCAATTCCTCTATCCTTGCGAGTACCTGCGGTGCAGTGAGATTCTCACCGAAAAGATTGGGTTTTCCGGTCCCGTGGTAATCCGAAGAGCCCGTGATCAGCAGTCCGTGCTTGGCGGCAAGGCCCCTGAGGAAATCGCGCCCCTCCTCCGGGTTGTCGCGATGGTCGATCTCCAGGCCCACCAGGCCGGCGTCTATCATGTCGCGGTACGTGCGCTCCCCCACGATCCGGCCACGGCCGGACGCAACGGGATGAGCGAACACGGGAACGCCACCTGCGGCACGGACAAGTTCGACGGCGGTGGCCGGGTCCGGCGCGTAGTGCTGGACAAAGTAGCGCGAATGGGACGTCAGGATGGAGGTGAACGCCTCGGAGCGGTCCGAGACCACTCCTGCCGCCACCAGGGCATCAGCAATATGCGGCCGCCCCAGGGTGGCCCCGGGAGCCACATGGTGGATGACGTCGTCCCACGTGAGCGGGTAGTCTTCGGCAAGCAAGCTCACCATACGTTCGGCCCGGGTGAGGCGTGCGTCCTTGGCTTTGGTGATCTCTTCAAGCAGTCCCGGGTGGACAGGATCGTGCAGATAACTCAACAGATGCACGCTGATGCCCTGCCCGGTCCGGCAGGAAACCTCCATGCCGGGAACCAGCGCCACTCCGTTTTCCAGCGCCGCGAGGGACGCCTCGGCCCAGCCGTCGGTCGAGTCGTGATCGGTCAGTGCCACCACGTCCAGGCCCGCCCGGGCAGCCGAAGCCATCACTTGGGCGGGGGGTTCGGTGCCGTCCGAAACATTCGAGTGGGCATGCAGGTCAATCCTCACCTGCCCAGCCTAGTTGACCGCGCCCGCGCCGGTATTGGCTCCTTTGTCGCGCGTGCCCTGATGCTGGTGAGACGATGGTGCCGTGAACGATGCCGAAAACACCCTGAACTCTGCCTCCCAGCCCCTCGACGAGCGCGTCAACAACCGCTCCCAGCGGCCCAGTTCCGCCGCCTTCAAGGCCTTTATGGCCAGCAACTGGGCGCCTTCCGAGCAACAACTGCCGGCAGTCGACGCCGTGGCCAACTACGCCGCAGCCCGGCGCAAGGCCATCTCGGAGAAGTTCAAAGGCGAACGCCTGGTCATCCCCGCCGGTCCGCTGAAGGTCCGCTCCAACGACTGCGACTACCGGTTCCGTCCGCATTCCGGCTTTGCGCATCTCACCGGCCTGGGCCTGGACCACGAACCGGACGCTGTCCTCATTATGGAACCAGCCGGTGAAGGAAAGGGCGACGGCGGCAGTCACCACCGTGCCACACTGTACTTCCGTCCGCTGGCCGGCAGGGATACAGAACAGTTCTACGCTGACTCCCGTTCCGGCGAGTTCTGGATCGGTACAAGGCCCAGGCTTGCCGAGTTCGAAGTGCGCCTGGGCCTGGCCACGGCCCACATCGATGGACTTGAATCCGCGATCACCAGGAACGTGGGCGCCCCCGAGATCGGCGGCATCTCCATCCGGTTGGTCCGCAAGGTGGACGAGAACATCGACGCCCTGGTGGATACTGCCCGATACAACACTGCCAAGGACCCGGACAACCTGGACCTCGCTGTCCTGGATGCACTCGATGAAAAGCTTTCCGAAGCGCTGTCCGAACTCCGCCTCCTGAAGGATGAGTGGGAAATCGAACAGATGATGACTGCGGTAGCGGCGACCGTCGAGGGCTTTGTGGAAGTGGTCAAGGCCCTGCCCCGCGCCCTGACCCATGCCCGCGGCGAGCGCGTCGTCGAAGGCGCGTTCTTTGCCCGTGCCCGCGAGGTAGGCAACGAACTGGGCTACGACACCATCGCAGCCGCCGGCAACAATGCCACCGTCCTGCACTGGACGCGGAACACCGGCCGGATCAACGCCGGCGAGCTGCTGCTGCTGGACGCCGGCGTTGAAGCGGACTCGCTCTACACCGCCGACGTCACCCGGACGCTGCCGGTTAACGGCACTTTCACCGCCGTCCAGCGCAAGGTCTACGAGGCAGTCCTGGATGCTGCCGACGCCGGATTCGCCGCTGCCCGGCCAGGTGCGAGGTTCCGTGACATCCACACCGCCGCCACCACCGTGTTGGCGGAACGCCTCGCCGAGTGGGGGCTGCTCCCGGTGAGCGTCGAGGAAGCCATCAGCCCGGAAGGCCAGCAGCACAGACGTTGGATGCCCCACGGCACCAGTCACCACCTCGGCTTGGATGTCCACGACTGTGCCCAGGCAAAGCGGGAACTTTACCTCGACGGCATCCTTACGGAGGGCATGGTCTTCACTATCGAACCGGGCCTGTATTTCAAGAACGAGGACCTGGCCATCCCCGCTGAGTACCGCGGAATCGGAGTGCGGATCGAGGACGACATCCTGATGACCGCCGATGGTCCGGTGAACCTCAGCGCCGCGCTGCCCCGCAAGGCCGATGACATCCAGTCCTGGATGGCAGGCATCTACCAGGAGCTGGCCAGCGGGTTGCCAACCCGCGATAACGGCTAGAGAACGTACGTCCAGCGCATCTCCGCAGAGATGCGCTGGACGGTCATTTCCCTTGGTGAAACTCTCATAACAGTTTTTGGCAATCGCTTGCCAAAAGTTGGCGTTGATGATTACGCTAGCCCCGGAGAAAGAAATCGTAGACTGACTTTTAGTCTCGGGTCTCTGCCGCAATGTACGTCTTCAAAGGAGAAGTCTCATGGGTATGTCCAAACCGCGCCGCCTCGGCACTATCGCCGCAGCGGCAGTGTCCGTTCTTATGCTTGCCGCGTGCGGCGGCTCCGGCGGCTCGGGGGGCGCCACGTCCGGCGCACCGGGCGGCAAGGTGGACGGCACCGGAAAAACGCTCAACGTCCTGATGAACGTCACCGCACAGTACCCCCAGGAACAGCAGGCCTGGTTCAAGGAAATGAGCGCCAAGTTCAAGACGGAAACCGGAGCGGACATCCAGTGGGAGACCTTCGCAACCGCAAATGACGAGATGACCCGGATCCAGACGTCAGTCGTCTCGGGCCAGGGGCCAGACGTCTACGGGCTCGGCACCACCTTCACCCCCACGGCATACTCCACCGGTGCATTCGTGAAACTGGGCGACAACGAATGGGACCAGCTCGGCGGCAAGGACAAGTTCGTTCCCGCAGCGCTCGGCATCTCCGGTCCGGATAAGGCCAACCAGATCGGTATCCCCTTTGTGAGCCGGCCGTTCGTGATGGCCTACAACACCGAACTGCTGGCAGCTGCCGGTATTGAAAAGCCTGCCACAACGTGGGATGAGTTCACCGAGCAGGCCAAGAAGCTCACCAATGGGGACCAGTACGGTGTCGCAATTGCCTACAAGGACAACTTCGATCCCTGGAAATACAT
Proteins encoded:
- a CDS encoding DEAD/DEAH box helicase; this encodes MSELHTHQILTDDSGIETIEPEETIISDEKPHEIEEKSFADFNVRADIVESLADAGITHPFPIQAMTLPVALSGHDIIGQAKTGTGKTLGFGIPALQRVVGPDDAGYDKLAVPGAPQALVIVPTRELAVQVANDLQNASRKRNARITTIYGGRAYEPQVEALQNGVEVVVGTPGRLIDLYKQKHLVLKNVKMVILDEADEMLDLGFLPDVETLIAGTPAVRQTLLFSATMPGPVIAMARRYMTQPTHIRAADPDDEGLTKRDIRQLIYRAHSMDKIEVVARILQARGRGRTIIFTKTKRTAAKVAEELVDRGFAAAAIHGDLGQGAREQALRAFRNNKVDVLVATDVAARGIDVDDVTHVINYQCVEDEKIYLHRVGRTGRAGNKGTAVTFVDWDDMPRWGLINKALGLSVPEPVETYSSSPHLYEELDIPQGTKGRLPRNKRVLAGVDAEVLEDLGETGKKNTRPSGGRDSSRDSSRDAGRSGGRDSSRRTGEPGGRSGDRRRRTSDAATAGTSPAPEPATAAPSDAEVDPRARRSRTRTRRRNGEVVAGADNGQQQRSTEA
- a CDS encoding site-specific DNA-methyltransferase: MTDTVWAPDGSNLVVHADNAEFLPSLPDGAFTLIYVDPPFNTGRVQKRQETRMVLNTDGDGDRVGFKGRSYDTIKGALHRYDDAFSDYWSFLEPRLVEAWRLLADDGTLYLHLDYREVHYAKVMLDAIFGRECFLNEIIWAYDYGARAKYRWPTKHDNILVYVKNPTKYHFDNAEVDREPYMAPGLVTPAKRELGKLPTDVWWHTIVSPTGKEKTGYPTQKPEGLIRRVVSASSRPGDWCLDFFAGSGTLGAVAAKLDRRFVCVDQNQPAIDVMAKRLGAKATFTSFPPR
- a CDS encoding IS1380 family transposase → MPQSTKVFPSVPVTFTGQSLVSHAGARVLTSFIDALGFRDLCEDRLGQFVPAMASHRPGRLLGSLAVMLAAGGEYASDLDILRSQPGVFGKVPSNATVSRFFERTVKNPDVFDYGFSTLSKELRTRAWEAAGDRSPAVTATAADPLVIDLDATLVASHSEKERATGNYKGGFGFAPFTASIDYGSGRGTGEELAVLLRHGGATANNAEDHIRIFEAAIAVLPDALYGEDDELDGEKILVRTDSAGASRKFLWYLHSRGVQFSVSYPVPVGKAHMIDWINDKKYWQPALDQDGNERDDAWVINATQVIPLEDYPPGTKIFLRAEPLHPGATPTLLDIDGHRVTAFLTNAPRWHGPFLDARHRARGRCENRIKTLKNTGLSKLPFFDFAANQAWANLAVLAANLVSWLQLTALPDGHKAQGWDIKRWRYRLFATAGKIITRARRTHLLLPDAAPEKPLIAALLEAISRIAAAANRPAHLLRT
- a CDS encoding PHP domain-containing protein; its protein translation is MRIDLHAHSNVSDGTEPPAQVMASAARAGLDVVALTDHDSTDGWAEASLAALENGVALVPGMEVSCRTGQGISVHLLSYLHDPVHPGLLEEITKAKDARLTRAERMVSLLAEDYPLTWDDVIHHVAPGATLGRPHIADALVAAGVVSDRSEAFTSILTSHSRYFVQHYAPDPATAVELVRAAGGVPVFAHPVASGRGRIVGERTYRDMIDAGLVGLEIDHRDNPEEGRDFLRGLAAKHGLLITGSSDYHGTGKPNLFGENLTAPQVLARIEELGTGTAVVRADL
- a CDS encoding aminopeptidase P family protein; translated protein: MNDAENTLNSASQPLDERVNNRSQRPSSAAFKAFMASNWAPSEQQLPAVDAVANYAAARRKAISEKFKGERLVIPAGPLKVRSNDCDYRFRPHSGFAHLTGLGLDHEPDAVLIMEPAGEGKGDGGSHHRATLYFRPLAGRDTEQFYADSRSGEFWIGTRPRLAEFEVRLGLATAHIDGLESAITRNVGAPEIGGISIRLVRKVDENIDALVDTARYNTAKDPDNLDLAVLDALDEKLSEALSELRLLKDEWEIEQMMTAVAATVEGFVEVVKALPRALTHARGERVVEGAFFARAREVGNELGYDTIAAAGNNATVLHWTRNTGRINAGELLLLDAGVEADSLYTADVTRTLPVNGTFTAVQRKVYEAVLDAADAGFAAARPGARFRDIHTAATTVLAERLAEWGLLPVSVEEAISPEGQQHRRWMPHGTSHHLGLDVHDCAQAKRELYLDGILTEGMVFTIEPGLYFKNEDLAIPAEYRGIGVRIEDDILMTADGPVNLSAALPRKADDIQSWMAGIYQELASGLPTRDNG